The following DNA comes from Deltaproteobacteria bacterium.
GGCGGCTCCTGCGTCTCGAGGGCGGCCGTCTCGTCGTGCACGCCGATCTCTCCGGCCTCGCCACCTTCCACTGCAACGACATGGTCGTCGACGCCGACGGCCGGGCCTACGTCGGCAACTTCGGCTACGACTACGAGGCCGGCGAGACGTTCACCCCCGCCGTGCTCGGGCTCGTGCATCCCGACGGCCGCGTCGAGCCCGCGGCCGACGACCTCGCCTTTCCGAACGGCATGGTCATCACCCCGGACGGGGGCACGCTCATCGTCGCCGAGACGTTCGCGCATCGGCTGACGGCCTTCACCATCGCCGCCGGCGGCCAGCTCGCGGAGCGGCGCACCTGGGCGTCGCTCGACGAGCGGGTGTTCCCCGACGGTATCTGCCTCGACGCGGCGGGCGCCATCTGGGTCGCCTCCCCCCTCACCAAGGAGGCGATCCGGGTCCGCGAGGGTGGCGCCGTCACGGATCGCGTGGCCGCAGACCGGCACGTCATCGCGTGTATGCTCGGTGGCGTCGACCGGCGGACGCTCTTCGTCCTCGCGGCGACGGCCATCCCGCGGGCGTCGGCGCGGGCGCAACGCGGCGCGCAGATCC
Coding sequences within:
- a CDS encoding SMP-30/gluconolactonase/LRE family protein, with protein sequence MVVSARVVADGFHFLEGPRWRDGRLWVSDMHGDRVVAVTPDGIVEPIVDVPTQPSGLGWLPDGRLLVVSMTDRRLLRLEGGRLVVHADLSGLATFHCNDMVVDADGRAYVGNFGYDYEAGETFTPAVLGLVHPDGRVEPAADDLAFPNGMVITPDGGTLIVAETFAHRLTAFTIAAGGQLAERRTWASLDERVFPDGICLDAAGAIWVASPLTKEAIRVREGGAVTDRVAADRHVIACMLGGVDRRTLFVLAATAIPRASARAQRGAQILAAAVDAPGAGSP